The Shewanella sp. KX20019 genome window below encodes:
- the glgB gene encoding 1,4-alpha-glucan branching protein GlgB, with protein sequence MTNNAPEFKHGSDVALLNGEFVDVFSLLGMHASDNGKSLTVRCFLRGAVSVDVICHKTSRKVASLAKCNDEGLFSGKMGRRVKPFLYKLRVQYPLSEVNIVDPYQFDSQLAADDLYLFGEGAQQQAYQFLGANWRECQGVTGVLFCVWAPNAKRVSLIGDFNHWDGAVNVMRQHLANGIWEIFIPNITAGTYYKFEIIDANGLCIERADPYAKAMQPAPGNASMVSSAKQHVWQDKQWLAERSQQVWHQAPMSIYEVHLASWRRQGEDGTQYLDYAELTQQLIPYTVDMGFTHLQLMPVSEYPFDGSWGYQPVGLYAPTYRFGDLNGLKIFIDACHQAGIAVLLDWVPAHFPKDPHGLCLFDGTNLYEHHDPRQGEHPDWDTLIYNYERGEVQSYLLSNACYWLEEFHFDGLRLDAVSSMLYLDYSREAGQWLPNANGGRENLSAISFLQNLNQRIYRRFPGVCMIAEESTAWPGVSHVIDKPLSQSIDSHTQYNLGFGFKWNMGWMNDSLSYLQRDPIYRQHHHHELSFSLVYQYTEQFILALSHDEVVHGKGSLLHKIPGDDWQKFATLRAYYGFMWGHPGKKLLFMGDEFAQRDEWNHDVSLDWHLLQYAPHIGMQAWVKDLNKLYKSSTALWLKDSDPSGFSWLDCDNAASSIFSFIRHGELGAEDNSSLVFIVNMTPEVHHGFRIGLAQSGDLVEKLNSDSAFYGGSDVGNQGLICAEEIPYQGMPFSALVTVPPLACLIIGKA encoded by the coding sequence ATGACCAATAACGCTCCCGAATTTAAACATGGTTCCGATGTCGCTTTACTAAACGGTGAGTTTGTTGATGTATTTTCACTACTCGGTATGCATGCAAGCGACAATGGTAAATCACTGACTGTACGTTGCTTTTTGCGCGGAGCAGTGAGTGTTGACGTTATTTGCCACAAAACATCTCGCAAGGTAGCGAGCTTGGCTAAGTGTAATGATGAAGGGCTGTTTAGCGGTAAAATGGGCCGTAGGGTAAAGCCATTTCTCTACAAACTGCGGGTCCAATACCCTTTAAGCGAAGTCAATATTGTCGATCCTTACCAATTTGATAGCCAATTGGCTGCTGATGATCTCTATCTTTTTGGTGAGGGGGCACAGCAACAAGCTTATCAGTTTCTAGGTGCTAATTGGCGTGAATGCCAAGGCGTTACTGGGGTACTCTTTTGTGTTTGGGCGCCCAATGCCAAGCGGGTGTCATTAATCGGTGATTTCAACCATTGGGATGGTGCGGTCAACGTGATGCGCCAACATCTTGCCAATGGTATTTGGGAAATTTTCATTCCAAATATTACGGCGGGTACCTACTACAAGTTTGAGATAATTGATGCAAATGGGCTTTGCATTGAAAGAGCCGATCCATACGCTAAAGCAATGCAACCTGCTCCGGGTAATGCCTCGATGGTGAGCAGCGCTAAGCAACATGTTTGGCAAGATAAGCAATGGCTTGCAGAGCGTAGTCAACAGGTGTGGCATCAAGCGCCAATGTCTATCTATGAAGTTCATCTAGCCTCTTGGCGCAGGCAGGGTGAAGACGGTACTCAATACCTTGATTATGCTGAGCTAACACAGCAACTCATCCCCTATACCGTAGACATGGGCTTTACGCATCTGCAGTTAATGCCAGTGAGTGAATATCCATTCGATGGTTCTTGGGGTTATCAGCCTGTAGGGCTTTATGCGCCGACTTACCGTTTTGGCGACCTGAACGGTTTAAAAATCTTTATTGATGCTTGTCATCAGGCGGGCATAGCGGTGCTATTGGATTGGGTGCCTGCTCACTTTCCAAAAGATCCCCATGGGTTATGCCTGTTTGATGGTACCAATTTGTATGAGCATCACGACCCGCGCCAAGGTGAACATCCTGATTGGGATACGTTGATCTATAACTATGAACGTGGCGAGGTACAAAGCTATTTATTGAGCAATGCTTGTTACTGGTTAGAGGAGTTTCATTTTGACGGCTTGAGACTCGATGCCGTGTCTTCGATGTTGTATTTAGATTACAGTCGAGAAGCGGGGCAGTGGTTACCGAATGCTAATGGTGGGCGCGAAAATCTCTCTGCAATTAGCTTTCTACAAAACTTGAATCAACGCATCTATCGCCGTTTTCCTGGTGTTTGTATGATTGCCGAAGAGTCGACTGCTTGGCCGGGAGTGAGCCATGTGATTGATAAGCCGCTGTCGCAATCGATAGATAGCCATACACAATATAACTTAGGCTTCGGCTTTAAATGGAATATGGGCTGGATGAATGACAGCTTGAGCTATTTACAGCGCGATCCCATCTACCGTCAACACCATCACCATGAGCTTAGTTTCAGCCTCGTCTACCAATATACCGAACAGTTTATTTTAGCCTTGAGCCATGATGAAGTCGTGCACGGCAAAGGCTCATTGCTGCATAAGATCCCTGGAGATGATTGGCAGAAATTTGCCACGTTAAGGGCCTATTATGGCTTTATGTGGGGTCACCCAGGAAAGAAACTGCTGTTCATGGGAGATGAATTTGCCCAGCGAGATGAGTGGAACCACGATGTTAGTTTGGATTGGCACCTGCTGCAGTACGCGCCTCATATAGGGATGCAGGCTTGGGTTAAAGATCTAAATAAACTCTATAAATCATCCACAGCTCTTTGGTTAAAAGATAGCGACCCTAGTGGTTTTAGCTGGTTAGATTGTGACAATGCAGCCTCGAGTATCTTTAGCTTTATACGTCACGGCGAATTAGGTGCTGAAGACAATAGCTCATTGGTGTTTATCGTTAATATGACGCCGGAGGTGCATCACGGATTTAGGATCGGACTTGCTCAGAGTGGTGACCTTGTCGAGAAGCTTAACAGTGATAGCGCATTTTATGGTGGTAGCGATGTAGGTAACCAGGGGCTCATTTGTGCAGAAGAAATTCCATATCAAGGAATGCCTTTTAGCGCACTAGTGACGGTGCCGCCGCTTGCCTGTTTAATTATTGGTAAGGCATAA
- the glgX gene encoding glycogen debranching protein GlgX, which produces MLTTRGLPYPLGATVDDNGVNFALFSAHATSVTLCVFDSSGKNELARYPLMHKSQQVWHLHIACTDKGLVYGYRVDGPFEPHSGHRFNANKLLLDPYAKQWVGQFVEHQSHYGYCTDHTLEDLSFNCDDNAAYMPKCKVVDTATLAAISPLRAAAAHVGNDLNGHIIYELHVKGFTQQCDDIDASVRGTYLSLAEPKILNYLTDLGVTCVELLPVHSFINEAFLQHKNLTNYWGYNSLSFFVPHFQYQSESLTGPEPIEQFRMMVSALHDSGIEVILDVVYNHTAEGNRHGPTLSFKGIDNLSYYRLLPNDKRFYINDTGCGNTLNISHPKVLQMVMDSLRYWVEVMGVDGFRFDLASCLGRENHGFDKGAGFFDAIAQDPVLNRVKLIAEPWDIGPGGYQLGGYPQGWSEWNDRYRDTLRRFWRGDFGMLPELARRLHGSSDLFEHADRSAGSSINFITSHDGFSLHDLVCYCQRHNELNGEQSRDGHQENYSHHYGEEGESDSAEINALRQRQVRNMLTTLILSQGVPMLLAGDEIGHSLQGNNNAYCQDNDINWRDWSYNAEQDSLLQFVKQLIAIRKRFSGLYPKHFIHNNVSTEGAGLDWFCRQGELMSKVQWSDAHTRSLSLVLCGDVAFEASVEPVQQALLLMLNADEQSLAFNAPCLEGYGPWQCLLHTQTDEQASALQAQSELRLADSAIDLIPSTSSSIQQYQLEERSVMLFYAQLKGATA; this is translated from the coding sequence ATGCTGACCACCAGAGGGCTTCCTTATCCGCTTGGGGCAACGGTCGATGATAATGGTGTTAATTTTGCGTTGTTCTCTGCCCATGCCACATCAGTCACGCTTTGTGTGTTTGATAGCAGTGGGAAGAACGAGCTTGCACGTTATCCCTTGATGCACAAAAGCCAACAAGTGTGGCACCTGCATATAGCCTGCACAGATAAGGGATTGGTCTATGGTTATCGAGTCGATGGTCCTTTTGAACCTCATTCTGGTCATCGATTTAACGCCAATAAACTGCTGCTCGACCCTTATGCTAAGCAGTGGGTCGGTCAATTTGTAGAACATCAAAGTCACTATGGTTACTGCACTGACCACACGTTAGAAGACCTGTCTTTTAACTGCGACGATAATGCGGCTTACATGCCCAAATGCAAAGTCGTTGATACTGCTACATTAGCCGCTATTTCGCCCTTAAGGGCTGCGGCAGCACATGTTGGCAATGATCTTAATGGTCATATCATTTATGAGCTGCATGTAAAGGGCTTTACCCAGCAGTGTGATGACATTGATGCATCTGTTCGTGGCACATATTTAAGTTTAGCAGAGCCGAAAATACTAAATTACTTAACCGATCTAGGGGTGACCTGTGTTGAGTTGTTACCAGTACACAGCTTTATTAATGAAGCCTTTTTACAGCATAAAAATCTAACTAACTATTGGGGCTATAACAGCTTAAGTTTCTTTGTGCCCCATTTTCAATATCAAAGCGAGTCCCTCACCGGACCAGAGCCAATTGAACAGTTTAGGATGATGGTGAGCGCGCTGCATGACTCGGGTATAGAGGTGATCCTCGATGTGGTTTATAACCACACCGCTGAAGGTAACCGCCATGGACCAACCTTGAGCTTCAAGGGGATTGATAACTTAAGTTATTACCGATTGCTCCCAAATGATAAACGCTTTTATATCAACGACACCGGCTGTGGGAATACACTAAACATCAGCCATCCCAAAGTGTTGCAGATGGTCATGGACTCATTACGTTATTGGGTTGAAGTGATGGGCGTAGACGGTTTTAGGTTTGATTTAGCCAGTTGTTTAGGTCGAGAAAATCATGGTTTTGATAAGGGTGCAGGTTTTTTCGATGCCATAGCCCAAGATCCAGTGCTGAATAGAGTAAAGCTGATTGCAGAGCCTTGGGATATCGGGCCTGGAGGCTACCAGTTAGGCGGTTATCCTCAAGGTTGGAGTGAATGGAACGATCGTTATCGCGATACTCTGCGCCGCTTTTGGCGCGGCGACTTTGGCATGCTGCCTGAGTTAGCGCGGCGGTTACATGGGTCGAGTGATTTGTTTGAACATGCTGATAGAAGCGCCGGCTCCAGTATTAATTTCATCACCAGCCATGACGGTTTTAGCCTGCATGATCTGGTCTGTTACTGCCAAAGGCATAATGAACTCAACGGTGAACAAAGCCGAGACGGACATCAAGAAAACTACAGCCATCACTATGGTGAAGAGGGTGAAAGCGACAGTGCAGAGATAAATGCGCTGCGCCAACGGCAAGTGCGCAACATGCTCACCACACTCATCTTGTCGCAAGGCGTGCCTATGCTGCTGGCGGGAGATGAAATTGGTCATAGTTTACAGGGCAACAACAATGCTTATTGCCAAGACAATGATATCAATTGGCGAGACTGGTCCTATAACGCCGAACAGGACAGTTTACTGCAGTTTGTTAAGCAGCTGATTGCCATTAGAAAACGTTTCTCAGGTTTGTACCCTAAGCATTTTATCCATAACAATGTATCAACAGAGGGAGCCGGGCTTGACTGGTTTTGCCGCCAAGGCGAACTGATGAGTAAGGTGCAGTGGAGCGATGCCCATACACGTAGCTTAAGTTTGGTGCTCTGTGGTGATGTCGCCTTTGAAGCATCTGTTGAGCCAGTTCAGCAGGCGCTATTGTTGATGCTAAACGCCGATGAACAAAGCTTAGCATTTAATGCCCCTTGCCTTGAGGGCTACGGTCCGTGGCAATGTTTATTGCATACCCAAACAGATGAGCAAGCCAGCGCATTGCAGGCTCAATCAGAGTTGCGTTTAGCCGACTCGGCAATAGATCTAATCCCATCAACTTCATCCTCCATTCAGCAATACCAACTGGAAGAGCGAAGCGTAATGTTGTTTTATGCTCAACTTAAAGGAGCAACCGCATGA
- a CDS encoding glycogen/starch/alpha-glucan phosphorylase — MQQAEVEDKAAEHSQCEPCDAFHLAMARHINNGLSRDEYQQQDLFQALATTVKEQMLAPWRQTRIDDIAQGRKQVAYLSLEFLMGRALGNALLNLDIEQTTRDALKDYSVTLEEIEQQEHDAGLGNGGLGRLAACFLDSCASMDLAVTGYGIRYEYGMFAQKLVEGFQVERPDRWLREGNPWEVRAAQHNVKVPFFGRTSSYIDPNGRSNVTWIDRQDVLAVAFDMPVPGYQNGRINTLRLWKAEATDDFDLTEFNQGDYSEAVARKNMAEQITMVLYPNDASENGKELRLRQQYFLSSASLQDLLNTWISQHGTDFSDFAKLNVMQLNDTHPAIAIPELMRLLVDEHFLEWDEAWQITIQTMAYTNHTLLPEALERWPVRMMQHMLPRIMEIIFEINARYLELVAHKWPGNAVKLADMSIIEEGYEPHVRMAYLAIVASFSVNGVAGLHTQLLTSGLFRNFYQLWPEKFNNRTNGITPRRWLAQCNPKLSALLSKRLGDEWVTDLSHLNALNAFTDDVVFIKEWAAVKQANKAELQQLIRSECSVEFDPEMMFDVQVKRIHEYKRQLLNILHVIHLYQQIRLGNTDNLVPRCVLIGGKAAPGYAMAKLLIKLANNVAHMVNSDAVVSQYLRFAFLPNYNVSAMEKICPATDLSEQISTAGKEASGTGNMKFMMNGALTIGTLDGANVEMLEEVGQENFFLFGLDAKEVTELRQDYRPQSFITASSALSGVMELLDSGHFNLQEPDIFSSIIDSIKSPNDPWMTAADFESYRLAQIKAANSYKEQLSWTQMSIRNTAASGRFSSDMTIAGYRDEIWRA, encoded by the coding sequence ATGCAACAGGCTGAGGTAGAGGATAAAGCTGCTGAGCATAGCCAATGTGAGCCTTGTGATGCATTTCACCTTGCGATGGCACGACATATCAATAATGGTTTAAGCCGAGATGAGTATCAACAGCAGGATCTATTTCAAGCCTTGGCGACCACAGTAAAAGAGCAGATGCTAGCACCTTGGCGACAAACCCGAATCGATGATATTGCACAAGGGCGTAAGCAAGTGGCTTACTTGTCGTTGGAGTTTTTAATGGGACGGGCGCTGGGTAATGCACTGCTTAATCTCGATATTGAGCAAACTACCCGCGACGCATTAAAGGATTATTCAGTCACACTTGAAGAGATTGAGCAGCAAGAGCATGACGCTGGACTCGGAAATGGTGGCTTGGGGCGTTTAGCCGCCTGCTTTCTAGATAGCTGCGCCAGTATGGACTTGGCGGTGACAGGTTATGGTATTCGCTATGAATACGGCATGTTTGCCCAAAAGCTGGTGGAGGGCTTTCAAGTCGAGCGGCCAGACCGCTGGCTAAGAGAGGGAAATCCTTGGGAAGTAAGGGCGGCGCAACATAATGTTAAAGTGCCTTTTTTCGGTAGAACCAGCAGCTATATAGACCCCAATGGCCGCAGTAATGTCACTTGGATTGATAGGCAAGATGTGCTCGCTGTGGCTTTCGATATGCCGGTACCGGGTTATCAAAATGGTCGTATTAATACCTTAAGATTGTGGAAAGCGGAAGCGACTGATGATTTCGATCTCACTGAATTTAATCAAGGTGATTACAGTGAAGCCGTAGCTCGTAAAAATATGGCAGAGCAGATCACCATGGTGCTTTATCCAAATGATGCCAGTGAAAATGGCAAAGAGCTACGGCTACGGCAGCAGTACTTTTTGTCATCTGCCAGCTTACAAGACCTTCTTAACACATGGATTAGTCAGCATGGTACCGACTTTAGTGATTTTGCCAAACTCAATGTGATGCAACTCAATGACACCCACCCTGCGATAGCCATCCCTGAATTGATGCGCTTATTGGTTGATGAGCACTTCCTTGAATGGGATGAAGCATGGCAAATCACCATACAAACCATGGCCTATACCAATCATACATTGTTACCGGAAGCCTTAGAGCGTTGGCCTGTAAGAATGATGCAGCATATGCTACCGCGGATAATGGAGATCATCTTTGAGATAAATGCGCGTTACTTAGAGTTGGTTGCGCATAAATGGCCTGGCAATGCGGTAAAACTGGCTGATATGTCGATTATTGAAGAGGGTTATGAACCTCATGTGCGAATGGCGTATTTAGCGATTGTGGCGAGTTTCTCCGTCAATGGTGTTGCCGGCCTGCATACTCAATTGCTGACCAGCGGACTGTTTCGGAATTTTTATCAGTTATGGCCGGAAAAGTTTAACAATCGCACCAATGGTATTACCCCAAGGCGCTGGTTGGCGCAGTGTAACCCTAAGCTAAGTGCACTGCTCAGTAAGCGCTTAGGTGATGAGTGGGTTACCGATTTAAGCCACCTAAATGCGCTAAATGCCTTTACTGATGATGTGGTGTTCATTAAAGAGTGGGCTGCGGTTAAGCAAGCCAATAAAGCGGAGTTACAGCAGCTGATCCGCAGTGAGTGCAGTGTCGAATTTGATCCCGAAATGATGTTCGATGTGCAAGTGAAGCGTATTCATGAATATAAACGTCAACTGCTTAATATCTTGCATGTTATCCACCTATATCAACAGATCCGTCTCGGTAATACTGACAATCTAGTCCCTCGTTGTGTGCTAATCGGCGGCAAAGCTGCCCCCGGTTATGCTATGGCCAAACTGTTAATCAAGTTAGCCAACAATGTCGCGCACATGGTCAATTCCGATGCCGTTGTTAGCCAGTATCTGCGGTTTGCTTTCCTGCCAAATTATAACGTCAGCGCCATGGAGAAAATCTGCCCTGCAACGGACTTGTCTGAACAGATCTCTACTGCTGGAAAGGAAGCGTCAGGCACCGGCAATATGAAATTCATGATGAATGGCGCATTGACCATTGGCACATTAGATGGCGCTAACGTTGAGATGTTGGAGGAGGTGGGTCAGGAGAACTTCTTTCTGTTTGGGCTTGACGCTAAAGAGGTGACAGAGTTACGACAGGACTATCGCCCTCAGTCATTTATCACGGCCTCGAGTGCACTTTCAGGAGTGATGGAGTTATTAGACAGTGGTCATTTTAATCTGCAAGAACCCGATATATTTTCCTCGATTATCGACAGCATTAAAAGCCCTAATGATCCGTGGATGACCGCAGCGGATTTTGAATCCTACCGGCTAGCGCAGATCAAGGCGGCTAATAGCTACAAAGAACAACTGAGTTGGACACAAATGAGTATTAGAAATACGGCGGCCAGTGGCCGTTTTTCAAGTGATATGACTATCGCCGGATACCGCGATGAAATTTGGAGAGCATGA
- the glgC gene encoding glucose-1-phosphate adenylyltransferase — MSNDPRYISNLTRDTYAIILAGGRGSRLHELTEWRAKPSLYFGGKFRIIDFPLSNCINSGIRRIGVVTQYKSHSLIRHVMRGWGHFKKELGESVEILPASQRHSENWYQGTADAVFQNIDIIRHELPKYVMILSGDHVYRMDYAGLLATHAESGADMTVSCLEVPTAEAAGAFGVVEVDESGRILGFEEKPQLPKYLPEDPEKCLASMGNYVFNTEFLFEQLKLDAENAGSERDFGKDIIPSIIKDHNVFAHRFRSVFQNEEAYWRDVGTLDSFWQSNMELLSPTPALNLYDAKWPIWTYQEQLPPAKFVFDDDDRRGMALDSIISGGCIISGATVRRSVLFNEVRVCSYSLVEDSVILPDVVLLRNCKIKNAIIDRGCIIPEGSVIGYNHDHDRARGFRVSEKGVVLVTRDMLGLPAGYE, encoded by the coding sequence ATGAGTAATGACCCTCGTTATATCAGTAATTTAACTCGCGATACCTATGCCATTATTCTAGCGGGTGGCAGAGGCTCACGGCTACATGAGCTCACAGAATGGCGTGCTAAGCCGTCACTGTATTTTGGTGGTAAGTTTAGGATCATCGACTTTCCATTATCTAACTGCATCAACTCGGGGATCCGTCGAATTGGGGTGGTGACGCAGTATAAGTCTCACTCGCTTATTCGTCATGTTATGCGTGGTTGGGGCCATTTTAAGAAAGAGTTAGGTGAGTCGGTCGAGATCTTGCCTGCCTCGCAGCGCCATTCAGAAAACTGGTATCAAGGTACGGCTGATGCAGTGTTTCAAAATATTGACATTATTCGCCACGAACTGCCGAAGTACGTAATGATTTTGTCCGGCGATCATGTTTATCGCATGGACTACGCGGGGCTGTTAGCGACCCACGCAGAATCTGGGGCTGATATGACCGTCTCATGCCTAGAAGTGCCTACAGCAGAAGCCGCTGGTGCCTTTGGGGTGGTAGAGGTTGATGAGTCTGGGCGGATCTTAGGTTTTGAAGAGAAACCTCAATTGCCAAAGTATCTGCCAGAGGATCCCGAAAAGTGTTTAGCCTCCATGGGCAACTATGTGTTTAACACTGAATTTCTGTTTGAGCAGCTTAAACTCGATGCGGAAAATGCAGGCTCTGAGCGTGATTTTGGTAAGGATATTATTCCGTCGATTATTAAAGATCATAATGTCTTCGCACATCGTTTTAGAAGTGTATTTCAAAATGAAGAGGCTTATTGGCGAGATGTTGGCACGCTTGATTCATTTTGGCAGTCGAACATGGAGCTACTATCACCTACGCCAGCATTAAATCTATATGATGCTAAATGGCCTATTTGGACCTATCAAGAGCAGTTGCCGCCAGCAAAGTTTGTCTTTGATGATGACGATAGGCGTGGCATGGCACTTGACTCCATTATATCGGGTGGCTGCATTATCTCTGGCGCAACGGTACGCAGAAGTGTGCTGTTTAATGAGGTCAGGGTTTGCTCATACTCTTTGGTGGAAGACTCGGTGATCTTGCCTGATGTGGTGCTGCTACGTAACTGTAAAATAAAGAATGCCATTATCGACCGTGGCTGCATTATTCCAGAAGGGAGTGTCATAGGGTATAACCACGACCATGATCGTGCCAGAGGCTTTAGAGTCTCCGAGAAAGGAGTGGTATTAGTCACGCGTGACATGTTGGGTTTGCCAGCGGGGTATGAATAA
- a CDS encoding glycogen synthase: MANKQQARPRVLMLAAENGAIAGGKVGGMADVIRDLPLALAKLNVAVDVAMPSYGFLEHAANAQWLADINVDFAGKQECVAVYKAPHPSLDNCHFYLFSHPQFNADGQIYFQGDAARPFADDATKFALFSLSVAKVLNDDLLAIAADKPSQLISPVPEVIHLHDWHCGIFAMLRAFDSRLQQLKRLPCVFSIHNLALQGIRPIRDETSSLAAWFPAFTETLSEQQFAAISDPRYCNCINPLRAAITLSDRVHLVSPSYAQEVLKASVHAKGFYGGEGLEADLLSKLDQQSLIGILNGCMYPDPTQADAVNDGQQTEPRSLTAQCWQTVLAKAETALLGWQVGNEHVSSQHFVAQSRLQQWQNNLEPSLTTAHIERKLGQCLALSPEQTLPSVPDFLMTSVGRLTDQKVMILRYRFSDAAVQPHWRGKTVLQVLLERLAVLKPNGKCLLLGSGDKRIAREFADVAARYDNFIFLDGYDEGLSKVLYQGGSLFLMPSSFEPCGISQMLAMREGQLCLVNHVGGLKDTVHHLETGFVFEGCDVFTQGAALISTFEHAIELHNSDKWQAMEQLAKQQRFDWHSQAAKYVEQLYCV; the protein is encoded by the coding sequence ATGGCAAATAAACAACAAGCGCGGCCAAGAGTATTGATGTTAGCGGCGGAAAACGGCGCGATTGCTGGCGGTAAAGTCGGTGGTATGGCTGATGTTATTAGGGATCTGCCATTAGCGTTAGCCAAGCTTAATGTGGCTGTCGATGTAGCGATGCCCAGCTATGGTTTTTTAGAGCATGCCGCCAATGCACAGTGGCTTGCTGATATTAATGTTGATTTCGCCGGCAAACAGGAGTGCGTTGCAGTCTATAAAGCGCCGCACCCGAGTCTCGATAACTGCCATTTCTATCTGTTCTCACATCCACAATTTAATGCTGATGGACAGATCTATTTCCAAGGCGACGCGGCGCGACCGTTTGCAGATGACGCCACCAAGTTTGCGCTGTTTAGTCTGTCAGTCGCCAAGGTGCTAAATGATGATTTACTAGCAATAGCTGCGGATAAACCGAGTCAGCTGATATCGCCAGTGCCTGAGGTTATCCATCTACATGATTGGCATTGCGGCATTTTTGCAATGTTACGGGCGTTCGATAGTCGTTTGCAGCAGCTTAAGAGATTGCCTTGTGTGTTTAGTATTCATAATTTAGCTTTGCAAGGAATTAGGCCAATTCGAGATGAAACCTCCTCGCTTGCTGCTTGGTTTCCAGCATTCACTGAAACCTTGAGTGAGCAACAGTTTGCTGCCATATCAGACCCAAGGTATTGCAACTGTATCAATCCACTTCGAGCGGCAATTACCTTGAGCGATAGGGTACACCTGGTATCGCCAAGTTATGCACAAGAGGTGCTCAAAGCGTCAGTGCATGCTAAGGGTTTCTATGGCGGTGAGGGGTTAGAAGCAGACTTGCTATCTAAGCTTGATCAGCAAAGCCTTATTGGCATTTTAAATGGCTGTATGTACCCAGACCCGACGCAAGCGGATGCTGTTAATGATGGCCAGCAAACAGAGCCGCGATCGTTAACAGCGCAGTGTTGGCAAACCGTTCTGGCTAAAGCCGAAACTGCGTTGTTGGGTTGGCAAGTCGGTAATGAGCATGTCAGCAGTCAGCATTTTGTCGCACAATCTCGGCTGCAACAATGGCAAAATAACCTCGAACCATCATTAACAACAGCGCATATAGAACGGAAATTAGGGCAGTGCTTAGCGCTGTCTCCAGAGCAAACTTTACCTAGCGTTCCCGATTTTCTAATGACGTCTGTGGGGCGGCTCACCGACCAAAAAGTGATGATATTACGTTATCGCTTTTCTGATGCTGCCGTTCAACCACATTGGCGCGGCAAAACAGTATTACAAGTGCTACTTGAGCGATTGGCTGTGTTAAAGCCTAACGGAAAATGTCTACTGTTGGGCAGTGGCGATAAACGTATTGCCCGTGAGTTTGCCGATGTTGCGGCTCGTTATGACAACTTCATCTTTCTGGATGGTTATGATGAGGGTTTGTCTAAAGTGCTGTATCAAGGCGGTTCGCTGTTTCTAATGCCGAGCTCTTTTGAGCCTTGTGGTATAAGCCAAATGCTCGCGATGCGCGAAGGTCAGCTGTGCTTGGTTAATCATGTGGGCGGACTTAAAGATACCGTGCATCATTTAGAAACTGGCTTTGTCTTTGAAGGCTGCGATGTGTTTACGCAAGGCGCTGCGCTTATCTCAACCTTTGAACATGCTATTGAGTTACATAATAGCGATAAATGGCAGGCGATGGAGCAATTAGCTAAACAGCAACGGTTTGACTGGCATAGCCAAGCGGCGAAATATGTTGAGCAACTCTATTGCGTTTAA
- a CDS encoding LabA-like NYN domain-containing protein: MKKIALFVDVQNIYYTCRQAYGRQFNYRKLWQHLGYEGEITNATAYAIHRGDDGQLKFQDALKHIGFEVKLKPFIQRSDGSAKGDWDVGITIDIMEAASEVDSVILLSGDGDFDLLMLKIYQKYGVETQVYGVPGLTAKSLIDSTSQYHEIDDSLLL; this comes from the coding sequence GTGAAAAAAATCGCTCTGTTTGTTGATGTACAAAATATCTACTACACCTGCCGGCAAGCCTACGGCCGTCAATTTAACTACCGTAAACTTTGGCAGCACCTGGGCTATGAAGGCGAGATAACCAACGCCACAGCCTATGCAATTCACCGTGGTGATGACGGTCAGCTAAAATTTCAAGATGCACTAAAACACATAGGTTTTGAGGTCAAACTTAAGCCCTTTATACAACGCAGTGACGGGTCGGCTAAAGGTGACTGGGATGTTGGGATCACTATTGACATCATGGAAGCGGCGAGTGAAGTCGACAGCGTAATCCTACTCTCTGGCGATGGAGATTTTGACCTGCTAATGCTCAAGATTTATCAAAAGTATGGCGTTGAAACGCAAGTTTATGGTGTTCCGGGGCTAACGGCCAAATCGCTCATAGACTCAACGAGTCAATATCACGAGATTGATGACAGCTTATTGCTCTAG